Genomic window (Methyloprofundus sp.):
AAATTATTCATCGCAAAGATCGTTGTGATTTGAGTTTGTTTACTCTTGGAGTGCGGTTATTAAAGCGCCTGCTGAGAGAAGGAAAAATACTCCCTCAATTCTGCCTCACATTATCGGGCAAGGCATTGCTGTGAGGAGGTGAAAAAGTGTACGGTAGTGAATCTCATCATAGGGAGTTTCCAGGTTTAGAATGGACTTGGTCAACTGAACTATTGGATCAATTAGAGGAGGTTTATTATCATTTTAATTATGCCGATACAGTTAAAGCCAATGTGTATTTATTTAATGATCATTGGCCAAAGTTTATTTACCCAGTCAATCGAAAAGAAGGGGGGTATGAAGAGCGTGATGATCTCGTTCAGAATAGCCGTATAAAAATTATCGAGACTCTTTATCAGGAGGGAGGTAATAATGCACTAGAGCAATTAATATTGGCAAGTTCTTGCCCTGAAATAGTGGGTAATTCTACTTATAAATCTTCCGTTTCAAATGACGTATTAACTATAGCACTCAAATGGTTAAGTGAAGATTGCAAATATGTCATTTTTTCAGAAAGCTATTTTTTAATCTTAGCTTATGAAAATATGAATAGTGCAGTTGACATATTGAAGGAAAACCCATCATGGGGTGAAGATAAAAAATCACAATTTTTATTGTGTTTTCCCAGAAATAAAGAAACTTTTGCTTTAGTTGATGAGCTAGATCAAGCTGGGCAGTCTTTATACTGGACTAAGTTAAATCGTTACTTTGTATCAGATAAAGACATAGAGCTTGTATCTATTGTTGCCACAAAATTTTTAGAACATGAGAGACCATTAGCTACTTTATATGCCATTTCTCAGGTGTTTCATAATAGTGGGCCTAGTTTATTAGATGGAAATCTAGTTGAATCTATTTTGATCAAAATAGCTATAGACCCTAAGGATTTAAACAGCCCGTCAATACAAATTGATCAATATAAAATTTTGAAGGCTATTGGGCTCATTCAGAATTTTAGTGGTATAAAAGCTGAGAGTATTCGACAGCTTGAATGGCTTTATTTACCATTCTTTCGGTTTAGCGAGGTTCAGCCATGTTATCTTTTTAACTATGTTGCTGAGCACCCAGAATTTTTTGCTCAGTTGGTCGTTTGGATATATAAGCGCAATGATGGTGAGGAAGATAATGCCGAGGAGTTATCTCAAGAAAAGCAAGAACAAAGAGCTGAAACAGAATGGGAATTATTAGATACATTATCTATTTTACCTGGAGTAAATGGCGATGATATTGATAATGATCTTTTTAATTCTTGGGTTGATACAACCAGAACTGCTTTTAAAGAGTCAGGGATAATTGATATTGGCGATACTAAAATTGGAAAGTTTTTAGCAAAAAGCCAAGCAGGAAAAGATAAAATTTGGCCTCATGAAATAGTTAGAAGTGTTGTTGAAAGAATAAAAAGTAAAGATTTTGAAAATGGAATGGAATGTGGAAGAGTAAATTCTAGAGGTGTAACTACTAGACACCCATATGCAGGTGGTTTACAAGAGAGACAATTAGCACTTAATTATTTTAAAGATGCTGAAAAAATTCAATTGATATGGCCTAGGACAGCTGGTATTTTAAAGTCGATTGCAGAAAGCTATGAAAGGGGTGCAAATAGAGAAGATCAGAATGTTGAGATTAATTATTAAACCACCAACTTCAAGAAATAAATAATTCACTTTATAAGGATTCAAGAGAAGTGAGCAAGAACTTAATTTACACACGCTAAAAGCCAAACCCCAGAAAATAAAAATAAGATTACTTGAGACAAAAAACATGCAATCACAAAAAGAAAGTACATCCCACAATTTATATAATCTATACGCTAGCTTACCAAATGCAACACAGCAGGAATTTCTACGTGAGTTATTGCAAAAACAGCATCAACAAATAGAAGACATTGCCTTCCATCTTGCTTGTAAGCAAGCGAAAGATGAAAATGAATTTTTAAGTGAAGCGGAAGTAAGTTCTTTTATTGATAGCTTATCTCAATGAAAATACAAATCAGCAAACACTTTGTTAAAGATGCGAAAAAAATTGCTGATAAGCGTATTTTACTGAAGATAAAACAAATTATAGAGAAGGCAGGAGAAGTGGAGGACTTATCTCAATTAACGGGCATTGAAGAAATGTCGGGTTACCCTAATTACTATAGATGTAAGTTCGATTATCGTTATCGAATAGGTATCTTTTTAGATGCGGGAACTGTGCAATTTCTTAGGGTAGGAAGAAGAGAAAGTTTTTATAAAAAATTCCCCTAATTGCTGCCCATTATCATGCAGTTCAAGCTGACAGTGTGTGGATAGGTTAGTTTTCAATAAGGCAAGTAAACTGATTAAAGCTGATGCTTAATAGCCCTATCCTGAAAATTCATCTCAAAAGGTTTCAGTTCAAATTCGTGTACCCAAGCACTCGGTGCTTGTTGATGCACAGTCCAATAAGTTTCTGCAATGCCTTCTAATGTTAATAAACCTTGCTGGTTTTTTTCTTGGTAGTAGCCTGGAAAATGCGGAGTGATTTGTTTACTATTGAAAGCACTGTCGATATTGGCATGTATTATATGAATACCTTCAGCAGAAAACTCTTCTGCCAAGTTTAGAGCAAAGGATTTTAATTCGGTGTGCACTGATGCAGCAGCTGTAAAAGGTAGTTTAGTCTCTAAAATTTCAGTGGCCCCCGTAAAAAACAATGAACCGTTATTATTAGGTTGCATGCATTCAATAACTTCCTTAGCAAATAGAAAAGCACCTAAGCAGTTCTGTTGCCATAAGGCGGTAAAGACTTCAGTATCCGTTTCTAAAATGGAGGCAGGAATGTTGCTATCGACATTGTAGACTGCAAGTTGCAGGGTACTTCCTTCAAAATTAATAATATCAAATAAATTATCAATGTCATATTCTTGGCTTGCATCCGCAACGACAGGGCTGACTTTTCCGCCATCGCTCAAGATACCATCCGCAACTATTTGTAGTGTGGTAAAGTTGCGCCCAGCTATATAAACATGCAAACCTTGTGCAGCGAAATGCCTTGCCAATATTGCACTAAGGCCACACTCGGATTCAACCCCCATGATAATAGCTGAGCATTGTGACTCCATTATTGAACTTTACCTGCTGCTGTTGCCTCAGGCACTTCAATTAAGCTACCTGTTTTAACATCATAAATATAGCCATAAACTGGAATATCATAGGGTACTAAAGGGCTGGTTTTGATGCGAATGACATCTTCGGTAACACTGGCTGCCTGGTCTTTAATGGTTAGCCAGTTGATATATTTGCCTTCTGCCGAGCTTGGACCTTCACAGCAATCATGCCAGCCATCGGCATCAACTGATGCTGTTTTTAAGCTTTGGTCGAGTAATTCACTCATGATCTCGTTAGTAAAAGTCTCCATGCCACAGTCAGTATGGTGAATAACAAACCACTCACGCGTGCCTAATAGTTTGTAGGAAATAACTAAAGAACGGATAGCATCGTCACTTGCTCGGCCGCCTGCATTACGAATAACATGGGCATCACCTTCAGATAAGCTTGCATATTTTGCTGGATCAAGCCGTGCATCCATGCAAGTTAAAATGGCAAATTGGCGACCAGGAGGCATGGGTAAATCGGCTTTATCAAAATTATTAGTATATTCACGGTTAGCTAGTAAACCTCATTGAGTATTTTCGACATGGGGTAAATCTCCTTTATTGTTATTATGTATGTGATTAAAAAATCAGTTGTGCACCATTACAGTTGCAAAGTATTTGCGTAGCGATTTGTAATGACGGAATACTTGTTGTGCAACTAAAATCATATTAAGCAGGTTTCATACCAATTGTATCTATAAATAAAAACAAACACTTACAGTTTTACTTTGTTGTATTTGTGCAGTTATAATTCACAGATTGAATAAAAACTGCATAATTGGCTTATGACTTATAATTCGCTTTCTGATTTAACCCCTATTATTTTTTTGCAAACATTTGTTATTGAGCTTATGCATGCGAGCGAACAGTTAGGATCCGAGCAGTGTCAGCAACTCATCGAAAATATTGCTTTAACGGCAGGTTGTTTTTTTGAAGAAGTGTATCGATCTGCTAGTGATAATGAAAATGATGCTTTAGATATCGAGAGCTATATTGAGCTAATTCTAGGCTTGAAAAATAATATTGGCGGCAATTTTTCACTGTCTGCCAGTGATCAGGACTGTATTGCTGTTTGTAATAGTAGCTGTCCTTTTGGTGAAAAAGTAGTTAACTTTCCTGAGCTATGCGGTATGACCTCAAGTGTGTTTGGAGGCATTGCGGCGCGTAACTTTGGTTATGCTAAAGTGGAGATTGCCAAAAGTATTGCTAATAATGATGGTTGTTGTGAAGTTTATATTCATTTAAACTCCAAAAGTGGTAAAGGTAAACAAGGAGTTGAATACCACGGCAATAGAGGTCAACAACAAGATGAACAAAGCTTTGCTCTATTACAGTCGCAGATAGAAGAGCGCATGCTAAAAATATGGCGTAAACAAAGCAGTAAGCAAGCACAAAAAAGCCAAGCGCCAGTGATTATTGCTAACTCTCTGGCTATGAAAAAAGTTTTGCATGCAATAGAGGTGATTGCACCGACTCTGGCAACGATTCTTATTCAAGGTGAGACAGGTGTTGGTAAGGAGTTGGTCGCGCGGGCTATTCACGCAATGAGTACTCGTAATGATAAAGCGTTTGTCGCCATTAATTGTGGTGCTATTGCGGAAAGTCTATTGGAAAGTACTTTATTTGGTCATGAAAAGGGCGCTTTTACTGGCGCTATAGATGTGCATAAAGGGTATTTTGAAAGAGCAGAAGGCGGTACATTATTTCTGGATGAAATTGATTCCTTATCTCCGGCAGCCCAAACTCGTTTGCTTAGGGTTATTCAAGAAGGTGAGTTGGAGAGAGTGGGGGGGAAGCAAACCATACAAGTTGATGTGCGTATTGTTTCCGCCACCAATATTGAGTTGTCTGAAAAAGTAGAGAAAAAGTTATTTCGCAATGATTTGTACTATCGCATCAATGTGGTTAAGTTGGGAATACCACCTCTTGCCACCAGACCAGAAGATTTGTCGGCATTGGTTATGTTAATTTTGCAAAAAATTAGTAAGAAACATAATAAAAATGTTGGCTCGGTGAGTGCTGATGTTATGCGTAAGATTTATGCTTACCAATGGCCTGGTAATGTGCGGGAATTAGAAAACGCCTTGGAACGCAGTTTATTATTTACTGTGGGCGAGGAAATAACGGATTTAAAGCTGGATGTTAGTGCAACAAAACCAGAGCTTACTAATTGGAAACAAAGTAAAGAGCAGGCAATAGCAAATGTCGAGCGGACATTTTTGCAGGCATCTTTGCAACAATACCAAGGTGATATTAAGGAGATTGCAGAGCGAATGGAATTATCGACACGTGCTGTGTATAACAAATTAAAAAAGTATCACATTAACCCTGATGATTATCGAGGGTAAGTTGGATTGGATAATTTCTAAGTGAAAAAATAGTAGGCTCTCATAAAGCCCGCTGGCTATCAGCGAGCTTTAAAAAAAGGATATTATTTTGTGTTTCGTTTTCTGCTGAAACCTAAGCCAGCTAAACCAAGTCCCATCAAAGACAGAGTAATAGGCTCGGGAACATTGTTGCTAGGCCCTAAGTCTTGCAGAATCACGTCATCAATAATAGAACCACCACTACTTGGAATTCCTTGTTCAGCAAAAGTTATCGCAGCTGAAGTTGCAGTAGCAACGGAAAATTGTCTAGTAATGTTTGTATACGCAGGTGATCTGGATACAGAGGTAGGTAATGTTTCATTGAAAGCCGAGCCAATTGAAAAATTAAGCTCATTGCCAGCATGTGTGTTATTGCCAAAACTAAACGATAATTCATATAAAGTATTAGGGATAAAATTAAATACTGTTGTCGTCTCAATGGTTCCATTCGCATTAGTGCCGTCTAAATCTACAGAACGACCCTGTGTGCCGAAAAAATTCCATAAATCGACGTTCCCTGCTGTTACATTCCAGTTTGAGCCAATATTTGTTAGCCCTCCGGAGTTACCACCAGTACCAAAATTATCCGAAAAAATAACTGTTGCAGATACTTGGCTTGCAGCAATAGTCAGCCCCAATGCCAATACGCTAATAATCTTATTTTTTGCTTTCATTGTCGTTTCTCTTTTTATTTCTATTTCTTATGTTTGAAAAAATTATCAAACATCTCAGATTATGCTTATAAACCATGCATATTGCATACCAATAATAATATTATCAATATTGTTAGATATTTATAGCCTGTGCCAGAATTAGCTAAATTATCAATTGTAAAAAAAGTTGACACTAAAATACTTTGTATTTAAGGAATTATTAAAAAACTGCCTCCTTTTAATAGGGGAGTTTGCTATGAGTTACTGATGAAATAAGTGGATTACTATGATTAATTTAAATATCTAGATAGGATATATTGCTAAAAAAATCCCTAATTAACTATTTGTACTTTACAAATCAAGTGGCTGAAGTTAAATTGATTTAATGATAGGCTTTGTTTAAATTCTTATGATCATGAGTTTTGGCTCAATAAAGCCTCAGAACTGTTGGTGTAAATTTTTCTGACATGCTTTGGGGGAGTGACGTCGATGATTGTGTAATAATTTTACAGTTTAGGTTTATTTGTCTCTGTTTTGAATTTCTCAGTTCAGAGCTAGACTAATGCATATTACACATAAGCCCGAACCGAAACCACACTTTGTCCACCGCCTTGTTTTTCTACCACAACTTGCGCACCAATGCGTTCAACCAAAGCAGGCACATGTGAAATGACTCCCACTTTACGGCCTAATGATTGCAAAGTATCTAAACTTGCCAACGCAATATCTAAGGTTTCTTGATCCAAACTACCAAAGCCCTCATCAATAAATAAGGATTCTACTTGAGTTTTATTGGACGATAACGAAGCCAAACCTAAAGCCAGTGCCAGTGCCACCAGAAAACTTTCGCCCCCCGATAAGCTATGAATACTGCGCACTTCATCCGCCATATCACGGTCGATTACTTGCAGTTCCAGTTCACTACCAGGTACGCGCTGTAAAACATAACGTTTGGCAAATTCTTGTAAGTGCCGATTGGTATAAGACAGCAAGGTTTCAAGGGTTAAGCTTTGCGCAAAGGTACGAAATTTTTGCCCACTTTTAGAACCAATCAATTCATTCAGGCTTTCCCACTGCTCATAAATATGCGTTTGCTGGCTTAATTGTGCCTGCAAGTGGTTGCCTGCCGCAATTTTTTCATCATCCGAACGTAGCAAAAATATTTTATTATCTTTTTCTGAGCTTAAAATTTCGTACTCACTTTGCAATTTTTCCAACTGAGTAATCACTAACGATTCTTGTTCGAGCGGGGTATGTTGCTCATGCTCTTGCAAATGTGTAGTGCTTACTTTTAAGTTGGCTTGTGCTTCTTGTAATGCTTGCGTTAAGGTCGCACTCTGTTGCTTTTGGGTGGTGATCCAATCTGCATCTTTGCTTAATAACTCCTGGGCTGTTGCTTTAGTTAATTGTAAATTACTTAGCTCTGTTTGCAGTTCTTGTTCAGTGCTATCTTGCTTGGCTAAACGGCGTTGTTGTTCTGTTTGCCAGTGCTGTACCGTGCTTTGCCAAGTTTTAGTTTCGCTATGTGCTGTGGACAATTCAGCTTCTGCTTGTTGTTTATGGTTGCCTGCCGTTTGTAACTGCTGTTCTACATTACGGGCATAATCATTAGCAGGTAATCCTTGGCAATACTGTTGCCGGTCAGTCAGTAAATCTTGTTGTTGTGTATTATGTTGCTGCAACTCTTGTTGTAGTTGTAAACCGAGGTGGTGTTGCTGTTCGGCGGCTGTGCTGGCTATGGCTAAATCATGTTTAATTTGGTTTAAGTCTTTATTGAGTAGTTCCTGCTGCTGGCTATTGTTTTGCCACAGAACCATTGAATCACGTAATTGTTGTAAAAAATCAGCACCTGCTTCGCTTAATTCTGTTTGCCAGTTATCCAGTTGTTGTAGTGGTGTATTCAGTATGGTTTCAATATGGAGTAGCTTGGTTTCTAGTTGTTGAATACTGTTACTATTGGCAGCTAAGGTACTTAATTGTTCCGCTATATTCTTATCTAATTCTGTTGTTTTAAGACGTTGTTCAATATGTTGCTGATTGGCAGCATCTCGCTGGCTACGCACTGCCGTAATTTGTGTTTGTAAATCCAAAGCCAAACTAACTTGGTTTTTAATAGCGATGTATTGCGCGTGCAACCGAGCACTCTGCTGCTGTAACTGAGTAATATCTGCTGCTTGTAAATTCAGCCAAGTAGGCTTATTTTCTAACCCAATTAACAACCATTGCTTCGCCAGTTCATTTAAGCGTTGTTCAGTGTGTTGTTTGGTTTTAGTTAACTGACCTTGTTCTTGCTTGGCTTGTTTAACTAAACTTTGCTGAGTACTTAATTCACTGACTAACTGCTCTTTTGCAGCGGTCAACTGTTCAACCCGTGCTTGCTGTTCAGCGACAGGTTGTTGCAGAACTTCTAAATGAGTGTCGGCCCAAGGATGTTCATTCGCACCACAAACAGGACAGGGCTGTTCGGTCATTAATAAGGCACGTAAATCTTGAGCAGTTTTCTGGCTGGCAGCATGCATTAAATTAAAAGCATGTTGTGCTTCTTGTAGCTGGCCTTGTTTATTGTCTTGTTGTACGATCAGCTGTTCTATTTGGGTATTGGCTTGTTGTAAAGTTTGCTCGTTTGTTGTTAATGCAGTTTGAGTATTGTGTAGATCGAGCTGTAGTGCCAAGCCTTGTTCAGCTAAAGAAACAGTACTTTTACATTCCGCTTGCTGAGTTTCAAGTTGTGCTTGCTGTTGATGCAAATCGCTAAGGGCCTGACTATCCGATTGCTGTTCTAGTGCCAGCAACTCGGCACTTAATTGTTGTTCTTTAGCTAAGCATAATTCACTGGCAGTTTGTAAACTACTGAGCTCGGTTTGTTGTGCCGCAATATTATTTTCCAGTTGGGTATGATTTGCTTGTTGCTCTATTAAAGCTTGTTGTTGTGCTAAATAATCTTGGATATTACTTTCCCAACGTCCCCATTCATTAGCTACAGCTTGTAGATCCATATGCTGTTCTTGCCAGATTTGCAATTGCTGTAATTGTTGGCGTTGCTGTTCTTGCTGAGTGCTGAGTTCGGTTACCTTAGCATCCGCCGTTTGCCATTTTTCTTGTTGGCTGCTGACTTCTTGTTGCAGGTCTTGTAATCGCGCTTGGCTATTAGCAATTTTAGTGTCCAGTTCCCGGGCAATGATTAAGATGGGTTGAGCGGCATTAAAACTGCTTTCAGCACGGACAAACTGTTGCTGTTTAATTTGCACCTGCTGGCTTACATCATTAACAGTTTGTTCGGCCTTAATAAGTGTCGTTTCACTATCTGTTAATTTAAGCTGTGCTTCTGCACATTCTGTACTCAAGCTTAAAACTTGTTGTAATAGTGGACGCAAAGGTTGTACTAATTCAACTTGAGTCAATAACTCGCGGTCAGAGCTATTATCATTCCAGCTCTCCTGTTGCTGCTGACATTGTTGCTGCGCTTGTTGCTGATCTACTGTTAGTTTCGCCAAACAGGTAAACCAATCCAGAATAAGTTGTTTGATTTTTTGCTGTTGTTGTAGAGCCGTTAATTGTTCGCTGAGCTGTAAATGTTCGTTATTTAATTCTGCTCTGGCCTCAGTTGTTAAGGGCACTTTATCGGCTAATTTTTCTTGGATATTATCTAAGTGTAGCTTCTCCAGTTTAGCGCGTTCAAAAGCAGCAATGGATAATTCACTATAAATATCGGTGCCAGTAATTTTTTCCAATAAACTGGAGCGTTCATCTTTTTTCGCTTTTAAGAAGGCGGCAAAATCACCTTGCGCCAATAACACCGAACGTCGAAATTGTGCAAAATTAAGACCAAGACGCTTAACAATTTCTTGCTGGGTATCTTTTTTACCTTGGCCAAATTTTTCTTGGCTATTAATATTGACCAAGCTCATGCGCTGCGCCTGCAAACGTCCACCGACTTTATTACGTGCTCGGCTCAACTCCCAACGGGCGCGATAGCTTTGTTTATCTTGACCAATAAAATCCACTTCTGCAAAGGCACTCGCGGTGCCACGACGTAATATCGAACTGACATCATGACTTTTAACACGTACCGCCTCATCTTCATCTTTATGGCCAATAGCCACACCATGTCCTTCTGGCAGACGTGGCATTTGATCGTATAAAGCCAAACACAAAGCATCTAAAATAGTACTCTTACCTGCACCAGTGGGTCCGGTAATAGCAAACAAGCCCACTTTTTGTAGTGTACCTGCCTCTAGTAGTACTTCAAATTCATTGGCTAAACTGGCTAAATTTTTACCTCTAATCGCTAAAATGCGCATTACTCGCCTCCTTGCAAGTTTTCCTGTAACTCATTAAATAACTGGAGTAATTCGGTCGGCACAGGGTTAGCGTATTTCTGTGTATAACAGCGTTCGAACACATGCTCGGGTTGTAAATCTTCCAAGCGCTGTTCGGGAATGGCATCAGCCAAACTGTGCTCAGTGCCGGTAAAAGCAATACTAATTTTTAATAGCCGTACTGGTAAATCGACTAATGCTTGTTCAATCTGTTGCCGCAAACCTGGTTCCGGTTTGGCTAAGCTAATGCGTATTTCTAATACTGGCTGCTGTTCGATCGGTAGATCGGCACCTAATTCAAGTTCCGTTAATTGCTGTAATGCAGTTTCTAAAGAACAGTATTCATTACCGTTTGGTATGCGTAAGATAGCCACGCTGCGTGGAATAATGAGTGGATCCACGCTAATGCTTTTATCCGTTTGTAACTCAACCTGTAAGACTTGATGCTGATAATGCTGTTCGGTAAACGACAATGGAATGGGCGAGCCGCTATAACGAATGGATGCATCATTACCCACCGTTTGTGCCAAATGCAAATGTCCCAGAGCAGTGTAGCTGATCTGTTCGGGGAATAATTGCACCGGTAGCGCATGCTGATTTCCACCCAATATTTTACGTTCACTTAATTCGGAGATATTGCCGCCGACCATATAACAATGACCTGTTAATAGTAACGCTTGTTCAGCTGTTGCTTGTTGCTGTAGGAATTTAATAAGCTGGCTATACAAATCACCAACGCCTGCAATCAATGGGTCATCTGCTGTTTGTTGTTCGGGTAAATCTGCATGCCGTAAAAAAGGCATTGCACCACACCAAGCTTGTAGCTCACCTTGTGCATTGCTTA
Coding sequences:
- a CDS encoding carbonic anhydrase, which encodes MPPGRQFAILTCMDARLDPAKYASLSEGDAHVIRNAGGRASDDAIRSLVISYKLLGTREWFVIHHTDCGMETFTNEIMSELLDQSLKTASVDADGWHDCCEGPSSAEGKYINWLTIKDQAASVTEDVIRIKTSPLVPYDIPVYGYIYDVKTGSLIEVPEATAAGKVQ
- a CDS encoding DNA repair protein SbcC/Rad50, with the translated sequence MRILAIRGKNLASLANEFEVLLEAGTLQKVGLFAITGPTGAGKSTILDALCLALYDQMPRLPEGHGVAIGHKDEDEAVRVKSHDVSSILRRGTASAFAEVDFIGQDKQSYRARWELSRARNKVGGRLQAQRMSLVNINSQEKFGQGKKDTQQEIVKRLGLNFAQFRRSVLLAQGDFAAFLKAKKDERSSLLEKITGTDIYSELSIAAFERAKLEKLHLDNIQEKLADKVPLTTEARAELNNEHLQLSEQLTALQQQQKIKQLILDWFTCLAKLTVDQQQAQQQCQQQQESWNDNSSDRELLTQVELVQPLRPLLQQVLSLSTECAEAQLKLTDSETTLIKAEQTVNDVSQQVQIKQQQFVRAESSFNAAQPILIIARELDTKIANSQARLQDLQQEVSSQQEKWQTADAKVTELSTQQEQQRQQLQQLQIWQEQHMDLQAVANEWGRWESNIQDYLAQQQALIEQQANHTQLENNIAAQQTELSSLQTASELCLAKEQQLSAELLALEQQSDSQALSDLHQQQAQLETQQAECKSTVSLAEQGLALQLDLHNTQTALTTNEQTLQQANTQIEQLIVQQDNKQGQLQEAQHAFNLMHAASQKTAQDLRALLMTEQPCPVCGANEHPWADTHLEVLQQPVAEQQARVEQLTAAKEQLVSELSTQQSLVKQAKQEQGQLTKTKQHTEQRLNELAKQWLLIGLENKPTWLNLQAADITQLQQQSARLHAQYIAIKNQVSLALDLQTQITAVRSQRDAANQQHIEQRLKTTELDKNIAEQLSTLAANSNSIQQLETKLLHIETILNTPLQQLDNWQTELSEAGADFLQQLRDSMVLWQNNSQQQELLNKDLNQIKHDLAIASTAAEQQHHLGLQLQQELQQHNTQQQDLLTDRQQYCQGLPANDYARNVEQQLQTAGNHKQQAEAELSTAHSETKTWQSTVQHWQTEQQRRLAKQDSTEQELQTELSNLQLTKATAQELLSKDADWITTQKQQSATLTQALQEAQANLKVSTTHLQEHEQHTPLEQESLVITQLEKLQSEYEILSSEKDNKIFLLRSDDEKIAAGNHLQAQLSQQTHIYEQWESLNELIGSKSGQKFRTFAQSLTLETLLSYTNRHLQEFAKRYVLQRVPGSELELQVIDRDMADEVRSIHSLSGGESFLVALALALGLASLSSNKTQVESLFIDEGFGSLDQETLDIALASLDTLQSLGRKVGVISHVPALVERIGAQVVVEKQGGGQSVVSVRAYV
- a CDS encoding mRNA interferase RelE/StbE, with the protein product MKIQISKHFVKDAKKIADKRILLKIKQIIEKAGEVEDLSQLTGIEEMSGYPNYYRCKFDYRYRIGIFLDAGTVQFLRVGRRESFYKKFP
- a CDS encoding DNA repair protein SbcD/Mre11 produces the protein MLKIIHTADWHLGHHLHGISRHYEHQQFLAWLLDQLQQQQVDALIVAGDIFDTANPSAAAQTQLYEFLVSARTANPQLDIILIGGNHDSAARLDAPATLLKALGVHVVGGLTRNEHGTIDWQRLLIPLSNAQGELQAWCGAMPFLRHADLPEQQTADDPLIAGVGDLYSQLIKFLQQQATAEQALLLTGHCYMVGGNISELSERKILGGNQHALPVQLFPEQISYTALGHLHLAQTVGNDASIRYSGSPIPLSFTEQHYQHQVLQVELQTDKSISVDPLIIPRSVAILRIPNGNEYCSLETALQQLTELELGADLPIEQQPVLEIRISLAKPEPGLRQQIEQALVDLPVRLLKISIAFTGTEHSLADAIPEQRLEDLQPEHVFERCYTQKYANPVPTELLQLFNELQENLQGGE
- a CDS encoding two-component system, NtrC family, response regulator; translation: MTYNSLSDLTPIIFLQTFVIELMHASEQLGSEQCQQLIENIALTAGCFFEEVYRSASDNENDALDIESYIELILGLKNNIGGNFSLSASDQDCIAVCNSSCPFGEKVVNFPELCGMTSSVFGGIAARNFGYAKVEIAKSIANNDGCCEVYIHLNSKSGKGKQGVEYHGNRGQQQDEQSFALLQSQIEERMLKIWRKQSSKQAQKSQAPVIIANSLAMKKVLHAIEVIAPTLATILIQGETGVGKELVARAIHAMSTRNDKAFVAINCGAIAESLLESTLFGHEKGAFTGAIDVHKGYFERAEGGTLFLDEIDSLSPAAQTRLLRVIQEGELERVGGKQTIQVDVRIVSATNIELSEKVEKKLFRNDLYYRINVVKLGIPPLATRPEDLSALVMLILQKISKKHNKNVGSVSADVMRKIYAYQWPGNVRELENALERSLLFTVGEEITDLKLDVSATKPELTNWKQSKEQAIANVERTFLQASLQQYQGDIKEIAERMELSTRAVYNKLKKYHINPDDYRG